The genomic segment ataattattatcattattattattggcatATTGCGAGCACACCCTTCTGCACGTCATCACTGTTGACAAACTGGAAAAGCGTCTGTCTGCAGTCAGACTGAAGCCTGTGGCGGTTCTCACATGTGCGGACTCGGGGGTAGTTGTGAGCCAGCAGGAAGCGTTCCACCCAGTTCTCCATGTTCTGCAGCACCCAGCTGTGGGCCAGTTTGTTTCTGGGAGTCTGGACGGCCAGCCAGTCCAGACACTGGGACGGGTTGTACTCGATCACCTGACGGGAGGAAGAAGACGCAAACATGCATGAAGACGTTTGGGACAAAGCGAAGACGCCTCGGC from the Plectropomus leopardus isolate mb unplaced genomic scaffold, YSFRI_Pleo_2.0 unplaced_scaffold28218, whole genome shotgun sequence genome contains:
- the LOC121938019 gene encoding ubiquitin carboxyl-terminal hydrolase 34-like encodes the protein MLFTSIAKLTPEAANPFFKLLTMLMEFAGGPPGMPSFASYILQRIWEVIEYNPSQCLDWLAVQTPRNKLAHSWVLQNMENWVERFLLAHNYPRVRTCENRHRLQSDCRQTLFQFVNSDDVQK